One stretch of Eggerthella lenta DSM 2243 DNA includes these proteins:
- a CDS encoding ABC transporter ATP-binding protein: MASVKAIEARGFSFRYPESTAGIGPLDWAVEEGAFQLLVGATGSGKTTLLGSCKPAIAPAGERAGSLQVFGRSVEKLDAREAAATVGYVAQSPENQIVCDSVWHELAFGLENLGVEQDEMRRRVAEVAHFFGIEPWFRRSVAELSGGQKQMTTLAGTLAMQPRLLLLDEPTAQLDPVAEKNFLHALFRVNRELGITAVVATHAPEAMAEYATDMVELREGTLIRCFEPRAGVSAFRRSESVPVAPASAQDDEAAYAVSLHDIHLRYARDADWVLRGCDLRVTAGSIHAVVGGNGCGKSTLLRAIARVVKPERGRVENCLAARQALLPQDPKTLFVCDTVAEELREWQANCGYDNAAIDGVLARFGLDARVSNHPYDLSGGQQQLLAFAKLLLTDPDLLLLDEPTKGLDAPSKLLVARTLCDLAQAGATVVLATHDLTFAALVADAATMLFDGEAVCTEPAAAFFAGNLFYRPTEDAFSRLWREERS, encoded by the coding sequence ATGGCGAGCGTGAAGGCGATCGAGGCGCGCGGTTTCTCGTTTCGCTACCCTGAGTCGACGGCCGGCATCGGCCCGCTCGATTGGGCGGTGGAGGAGGGCGCGTTCCAGCTTCTGGTGGGCGCCACGGGCAGCGGCAAGACCACGCTGCTCGGTAGCTGCAAGCCGGCCATCGCGCCAGCAGGGGAGCGCGCGGGCTCGCTGCAGGTGTTCGGACGATCCGTGGAAAAGCTGGATGCGCGCGAGGCCGCCGCGACGGTGGGTTACGTCGCGCAGAGTCCCGAGAACCAGATCGTGTGCGACAGCGTGTGGCACGAGCTGGCGTTCGGGCTGGAGAACCTCGGCGTGGAGCAGGACGAGATGCGCCGCCGCGTGGCCGAGGTCGCTCACTTCTTCGGCATCGAGCCGTGGTTCCGCCGCTCCGTCGCCGAGCTATCGGGCGGCCAGAAGCAGATGACCACGTTGGCCGGCACGCTGGCGATGCAGCCGCGCCTGCTGCTGCTTGACGAGCCCACCGCCCAGCTCGATCCCGTGGCCGAGAAGAACTTCCTGCACGCTCTGTTTCGCGTGAACCGCGAGCTGGGCATCACCGCCGTCGTGGCCACCCACGCCCCCGAGGCGATGGCCGAGTACGCGACGGACATGGTGGAGCTGCGAGAGGGCACGCTGATCCGCTGCTTCGAACCGCGCGCCGGGGTGTCGGCCTTCCGTCGTTCCGAATCCGTCCCGGTGGCACCCGCCTCCGCTCAGGATGATGAAGCCGCATACGCCGTCTCGTTGCACGACATCCATCTGCGCTACGCACGCGATGCCGACTGGGTTCTGCGCGGCTGCGATCTGCGCGTCACCGCCGGCAGCATCCACGCCGTCGTAGGCGGCAACGGCTGCGGCAAGTCCACGCTGCTGCGTGCCATCGCCAGGGTCGTCAAGCCGGAGCGCGGCCGCGTTGAGAACTGCCTGGCCGCGCGCCAGGCGCTGCTCCCGCAGGATCCGAAAACCCTCTTCGTGTGCGATACGGTGGCCGAGGAGCTGCGCGAGTGGCAGGCGAACTGCGGCTACGACAACGCTGCGATCGATGGCGTTCTCGCGCGCTTCGGTCTGGACGCGCGCGTCTCCAACCATCCCTACGATCTGTCGGGCGGCCAGCAGCAGTTGCTCGCGTTCGCGAAGCTGCTGCTGACCGATCCCGACCTGCTGCTGCTCGACGAGCCGACGAAGGGGCTCGACGCGCCGTCGAAGCTGCTGGTCGCCCGCACCCTGTGCGATCTCGCGCAGGCCGGGGCGACCGTCGTCCTCGCCACGCACGACCTGACGTTCGCCGCGCTCGTCGCCGATGCCGCCACCATGCTGTTCGACGGGGAGGCCGTGTGCACCGAGCCGGCCGCCGCGTTCTTCGCGGGCAACCTGTTCTACCGCCCGACCGAGGATGCGTTCTCCCGGCTGTGGCGCGAGGAACGCTCGTGA
- a CDS encoding L-threonylcarbamoyladenylate synthase has protein sequence MPPLSSSKREAVAALKRGEAVIFPTETVYGLGVSVEAAASPEALYDLKERDRGKPVSWLVGGVDDLDRYGAHVPDLARRLARAYWPGPLTLIVEASDAVPAAFRSAAGSIGLRMPDNDTALELIEAVGCPLATTSANISGLQAPGAFDALDPVLAACVGVVVPDDTDDDKSGVASTVLDCTVNPPRILREGAVTEADIRAAR, from the coding sequence ATGCCGCCACTGTCCAGCTCGAAGCGCGAAGCCGTCGCCGCCCTCAAGCGCGGCGAGGCGGTCATCTTTCCCACCGAGACGGTGTACGGCCTGGGCGTGTCCGTCGAGGCGGCGGCGAGCCCCGAGGCGCTCTACGATCTGAAGGAGCGCGACCGCGGCAAGCCCGTCTCCTGGCTCGTGGGCGGCGTCGACGACCTCGACCGCTACGGAGCGCACGTGCCCGACCTGGCCCGACGTCTGGCACGAGCGTACTGGCCGGGACCTCTTACGCTCATCGTGGAAGCGAGCGACGCCGTGCCCGCGGCCTTCCGCTCGGCGGCGGGCTCCATCGGCCTGCGCATGCCCGACAACGATACGGCCCTTGAGCTCATCGAGGCGGTCGGCTGCCCGCTGGCCACCACGTCCGCGAACATCTCGGGTCTGCAAGCGCCGGGGGCCTTCGACGCGCTCGATCCCGTTCTCGCTGCGTGCGTAGGCGTGGTGGTGCCCGACGACACCGACGACGATAAGAGCGGCGTGGCGTCCACCGTCCTCGACTGCACCGTAAACCCCCCGCGCATTCTCCGCGAAGGCGCCGTCACCGAAGCCGATATCCGCGCGGCGAGGTAG
- a CDS encoding energy-coupling factor transporter transmembrane component T, which translates to MKRTAFDLFHPVVAFGYFAVMFALSMTAMQPVYLAISLASVLSYSAVLRGWRATGRSLLWQLPLVAVVALANPLFSASGSTELFRLGLRAFYLESFVYGACMGVMLISVIVLFSNASQVLTSDKVMTLFGGVAPTIGLMLSMTARLVPQFLRRGNGIADVERACTAARPAEEPAGKLAVMRGYLRRTSVLMGWGMEDSLETAGAMKARGWGAVARRTTYARYQFRRFDAAALVFGGALALLAAAAAWAACAQFRFYPTIGGLAPWWNYLPYALFACLPLAITAKEHLRWRA; encoded by the coding sequence ATGAAGCGCACGGCGTTCGACCTGTTCCATCCCGTCGTGGCGTTCGGCTACTTCGCCGTCATGTTCGCGCTCAGCATGACGGCGATGCAGCCGGTCTACTTGGCCATCTCGCTTGCAAGCGTACTCTCCTACAGCGCGGTGCTGCGCGGTTGGCGGGCGACGGGTCGCTCGCTTCTCTGGCAGCTGCCCCTCGTCGCCGTCGTCGCGCTGGCGAACCCGCTGTTCTCGGCGTCCGGCTCCACCGAGCTGTTCCGCCTCGGGCTGCGCGCGTTCTACCTGGAGAGCTTCGTGTACGGCGCATGCATGGGCGTCATGCTGATCAGCGTGATCGTGCTGTTCTCGAACGCCTCCCAGGTGCTCACGTCCGACAAGGTCATGACGCTGTTCGGCGGCGTCGCGCCCACGATAGGCCTCATGCTGTCGATGACGGCGCGCCTCGTGCCGCAGTTCCTGCGGCGCGGCAACGGCATCGCCGACGTGGAGCGCGCGTGCACGGCGGCGCGCCCTGCCGAGGAGCCCGCAGGGAAGCTCGCTGTCATGCGCGGCTACCTGCGGAGGACTTCGGTGCTCATGGGCTGGGGCATGGAAGACTCGCTCGAGACGGCCGGCGCCATGAAGGCGCGCGGATGGGGGGCCGTCGCGCGGCGCACCACGTACGCGCGCTACCAGTTCCGTCGCTTCGACGCCGCGGCGCTCGTCTTCGGCGGCGCGCTCGCGTTGCTGGCCGCAGCCGCCGCCTGGGCGGCATGCGCGCAATTCCGTTTCTATCCGACGATCGGCGGGCTCGCGCCTTGGTGGAACTATCTGCCGTACGCGCTGTTCGCGTGCCTGCCGCTCGCAATCACCGCGAAGGAGCATCTGCGATGGCGAGCGTGA
- a CDS encoding prenyltransferase/squalene oxidase repeat-containing protein — MKEQTIIPAGVMRRAWALLLAAALCLGLMPSAAWAEESEGAGTFSVALTIVDTSDPADGVLYNGKVDGMTSDDTVADLLAKAGFTAAASAEETEGNDKAYFDSWGSPTFRGNKSVQQPDGSWAYWATMFDGDSANYASAQLTSKLQENGRYQYIYTSDATFAYDEEASGFPVQLTIVDTSDPADGVLYNGKVDGMTSDDTVADLLAKAGFTAAASAEETEGNDKAYFDSWGSPTFRGNKSVQQPDGSWAYWVTMFDGDSANYASAQLTSKLQENGRYQYIYTSDATFAYDEEIPQLAIYTVNDPLAGAIKPDPKPDPKPEPEPDEPANDAIAVDSAAYNTLFGTIASSYAGTSEEWKALELAAAGRVSSVDVATLVANAKAANGSPETTNLQRFILALTAVGKTEEAAELVQTMATSDISTTYVNGQAFALLSYESGAYDAPANALETEAELVAKLLSAQQASGGWTWKGAAEGDDPDTTAMVITALASRVSDASVKAAVDKGLEALRAMQHEDGGFRASGDAADGPINVSSTSCVVVALCALGADPAASMVTESGATPLSALLSQATSDLSGFVYNGAANDLATEQGFRALVAYQGLKNTGAAYNVYTQAKLGQAALPAEKQEESDVKPAGAPAADKKALAKTGDGSAPFAAGTAALALGALAAGIAATRRMRASDELSLRR, encoded by the coding sequence GTGAAGGAACAAACGATCATCCCTGCGGGGGTCATGCGGCGGGCGTGGGCCCTCCTGCTGGCCGCCGCGCTCTGCCTGGGCCTCATGCCCAGCGCAGCCTGGGCCGAAGAAAGCGAGGGTGCGGGGACGTTCTCGGTGGCGCTCACCATCGTGGACACGTCCGACCCCGCGGACGGCGTCCTGTACAACGGCAAGGTCGACGGCATGACCTCCGACGACACGGTTGCCGACCTGCTGGCGAAGGCGGGCTTCACCGCCGCGGCCAGCGCGGAGGAGACCGAGGGGAACGACAAGGCGTACTTCGACTCCTGGGGCTCCCCGACGTTCCGCGGCAACAAGTCGGTCCAGCAGCCCGACGGCTCGTGGGCCTATTGGGCGACGATGTTCGACGGCGACAGCGCGAACTACGCCAGCGCCCAGCTGACGTCGAAGCTGCAGGAGAACGGCCGCTACCAGTACATCTACACGTCCGACGCGACGTTCGCCTACGACGAGGAGGCTTCCGGATTTCCGGTGCAGCTCACCATCGTGGACACGTCCGACCCCGCGGACGGCGTCCTGTACAACGGCAAGGTCGACGGCATGACCTCCGACGACACGGTTGCCGACCTGCTGGCGAAGGCGGGCTTCACCGCCGCGGCCAGCGCGGAGGAGACCGAGGGGAACGACAAGGCGTACTTCGACTCCTGGGGCTCCCCGACGTTCCGCGGCAACAAGTCGGTCCAGCAGCCCGACGGCTCGTGGGCCTATTGGGTGACGATGTTCGACGGCGACAGCGCGAACTACGCCAGCGCCCAGCTGACGTCGAAGCTGCAGGAGAACGGCCGCTACCAGTACATCTACACGTCCGACGCGACGTTCGCCTACGACGAGGAGATTCCTCAGCTCGCGATCTACACCGTCAACGACCCCTTGGCGGGGGCGATCAAGCCCGATCCCAAGCCCGATCCCAAGCCCGAACCCGAACCTGATGAGCCTGCCAACGATGCCATCGCAGTAGACAGCGCTGCGTACAACACGCTGTTCGGCACCATCGCCAGTTCCTATGCGGGTACGTCCGAGGAATGGAAAGCCCTTGAGCTCGCGGCCGCCGGTCGTGTGTCGTCGGTTGACGTGGCGACGCTCGTGGCGAATGCGAAAGCGGCGAACGGTTCTCCCGAAACCACCAATTTGCAACGCTTCATCTTGGCGCTCACGGCCGTCGGCAAAACAGAGGAAGCAGCGGAGCTCGTGCAAACGATGGCGACGTCCGACATTTCGACTACCTATGTGAACGGTCAGGCGTTTGCTCTGCTCTCCTACGAAAGCGGTGCGTACGACGCGCCCGCGAACGCTCTTGAAACCGAAGCTGAGCTTGTGGCCAAGCTTCTGAGCGCGCAGCAGGCTTCCGGCGGCTGGACCTGGAAAGGCGCTGCCGAAGGGGACGATCCTGATACGACGGCCATGGTGATAACCGCTCTTGCCTCTCGCGTTTCGGACGCCTCCGTCAAAGCGGCGGTCGACAAGGGTCTCGAGGCGCTGCGCGCAATGCAGCACGAGGACGGCGGTTTCCGCGCATCCGGGGACGCGGCCGATGGTCCCATCAACGTCAGCTCTACGTCCTGCGTCGTGGTCGCCCTGTGCGCCTTGGGCGCGGATCCGGCGGCATCCATGGTCACCGAAAGCGGCGCGACGCCGTTGAGCGCGCTGCTCTCGCAGGCCACTTCCGACTTGTCCGGATTCGTTTACAACGGCGCTGCGAACGACCTCGCCACCGAGCAGGGGTTCCGGGCGCTTGTTGCGTACCAGGGCCTCAAGAACACCGGGGCGGCGTACAACGTCTACACGCAGGCGAAGCTCGGCCAGGCTGCGCTGCCCGCCGAGAAGCAGGAAGAAAGCGACGTCAAGCCCGCAGGGGCTCCGGCGGCCGACAAGAAGGCGCTCGCCAAGACCGGGGACGGCTCTGCGCCGTTCGCGGCCGGCACTGCCGCGCTCGCGCTCGGCGCGCTCGCGGCGGGCATCGCCGCCACGCGGCGCATGCGCGCTTCCGATGAGCTCTCGTTGCGCCGATAG
- a CDS encoding DUF4430 domain-containing protein, with product MSEDSNEKTGGSGVETLEPRERAESPDDRIAPSTPRGEEGASEGGASAPAASEPARRRPRKALLAVGVAASAIALCAIVASMGFATGWLGDPVPSDPVPMPSVVTDAPSDGDDASQGDEADRKDAAEEASEGADGEAGAAVDGEGAADADGSAASTAGEAPSGTEPSASEGAAAPAPAPAPEPAPAPSAPSTVTVSVYIDSSRAASNGYPSSLGGGTVTLNQGASVYDALCATGASVGGSSGYVSSIGGLAEFACGPGSGWLYFVNGSSPGYGCGSYILSGGENITWIYTCDLGNDL from the coding sequence ATGAGCGAAGATTCGAACGAGAAGACCGGCGGCTCGGGCGTCGAAACGCTCGAGCCGCGTGAGCGGGCCGAATCGCCCGACGATCGCATCGCCCCCTCCACGCCTCGCGGCGAGGAGGGGGCTTCGGAGGGCGGGGCGTCCGCACCGGCGGCGTCCGAGCCCGCGCGTCGCCGACCGCGCAAGGCGCTGCTTGCCGTGGGCGTCGCCGCGTCCGCGATCGCCCTGTGCGCCATCGTGGCGAGCATGGGCTTCGCCACCGGATGGCTCGGCGACCCTGTGCCGTCCGATCCGGTGCCGATGCCCAGCGTCGTCACGGATGCGCCCTCTGACGGAGACGACGCGTCGCAGGGCGACGAGGCCGATCGCAAGGATGCCGCCGAAGAGGCTTCGGAGGGTGCGGACGGGGAAGCGGGCGCCGCCGTCGACGGCGAGGGCGCGGCGGATGCCGACGGCTCGGCCGCTTCGACGGCCGGCGAGGCGCCATCGGGCACCGAGCCTTCCGCGTCGGAGGGCGCTGCTGCTCCGGCTCCGGCGCCTGCGCCCGAGCCGGCCCCGGCGCCATCGGCCCCCAGCACCGTCACGGTGTCGGTGTACATCGACAGCTCCCGCGCCGCGTCCAATGGCTACCCCTCATCCTTGGGCGGCGGCACGGTCACCCTCAACCAGGGCGCATCCGTCTACGATGCCCTCTGCGCTACCGGAGCGTCGGTGGGCGGGTCGAGCGGCTACGTCAGCTCCATCGGCGGCCTTGCGGAATTCGCTTGCGGTCCCGGCAGCGGCTGGCTGTATTTCGTCAACGGATCGTCGCCCGGATACGGATGCGGTTCGTATATCCTAAGCGGTGGAGAAAACATTACGTGGATATACACCTGCGATTTGGGCAACGACCTGTAG
- a CDS encoding ECF transporter S component has product MTRPPSRAAARLLALLEVPALAAVPLVLGVCAYFQVEQGALLTVVVAFAAVGVFFASFEASRPALRQIMPTVVLAALAAAGRMLFAPVPDFKPVSAICILAGAVFGRRSGFLVGALAALVSNFFFGQGPWTPWQMYAWGLVGYLAGVLADRGWLDRLPVLYAYGFLSALLYGLLLNGWYVIGFVQPFSWPAALVAFGAALPFDATHGVATVVFLAALYVPWRKKLERIKRKYALI; this is encoded by the coding sequence GTGACGCGCCCGCCTTCCCGCGCGGCGGCGCGCCTCCTCGCGCTGCTCGAGGTGCCGGCGCTCGCCGCCGTGCCCCTCGTGCTGGGCGTGTGCGCGTACTTCCAGGTGGAGCAGGGCGCGCTGCTCACCGTGGTCGTGGCGTTCGCGGCGGTGGGCGTGTTCTTCGCCAGCTTTGAGGCCTCGCGCCCGGCGTTGCGCCAGATCATGCCGACCGTGGTGTTGGCGGCTCTTGCGGCGGCGGGTCGCATGCTGTTCGCTCCCGTTCCCGACTTCAAGCCGGTGTCGGCCATCTGCATCCTCGCGGGAGCCGTGTTCGGCCGCCGCAGCGGCTTTCTGGTGGGCGCGCTCGCGGCGCTCGTGTCCAACTTCTTCTTCGGGCAGGGGCCGTGGACGCCGTGGCAGATGTACGCTTGGGGTCTCGTAGGCTACCTGGCCGGCGTCCTGGCCGACCGCGGCTGGCTCGACCGGCTGCCCGTGCTGTACGCTTACGGCTTCCTGTCGGCCCTGCTGTACGGCCTGCTGCTGAACGGGTGGTACGTCATCGGCTTCGTGCAGCCGTTCTCCTGGCCGGCCGCGCTCGTCGCGTTCGGCGCCGCGCTGCCGTTCGACGCGACGCATGGCGTGGCCACCGTCGTGTTCCTCGCGGCGCTCTACGTTCCCTGGCGGAAAAAGCTCGAGCGCATCAAGAGGAAGTACGCGCTGATCTGA